Proteins found in one Amblyraja radiata isolate CabotCenter1 chromosome 15, sAmbRad1.1.pri, whole genome shotgun sequence genomic segment:
- the abt1 gene encoding activator of basal transcription 1 — protein sequence MPQRCVRIQGPGSRIFPALWPYTGAGVLYIPQRCVRIQGPGFCTFPSVVSIYRGRGSTPPRPRVRYTGAGVPRLQGRVFAIQGPGFHASKAACPYTGAGAALWVRVGVMAANVELLAARSPGRGGPGSPESESESSCPEGSGAEAAAEGPDPAAEGPGVAGGLEGQRKPVPGVIYLGYMPPGLELCLLRKLMASFGEVGRIFLQPADDKRARRQKKTRGLGKNFTEGWVEYQNKAVAKRVARSLHNTRIGTKKRSRFHDDLWNMKYLHRFKWIHLSERLAYEKLVKRQRMRVEVSQAKRETNFFLQNVEKSRGLDKLQELKRRKGEEWQDKSWHFRQRATEEEIQASKATARGRAAGRADDPRRTADFQRKSQTNTALLAKIFNPAAQRD from the exons ATGCCCCAGCGTTGTGTCCGTATACAGGGGCCGGGGTCCCGCATATTCCCTGCGTTGTGGCCGTATACAGGGGCCGGGGTTCTGTACATTCCCCAGCGTTGTGTCCGTATACAGGGGCCGGGGTTCTGTACATTCCCCAGCGTTGTGTCCATATACAGGGGCCGGGGTTCCACGCCTCCAAGGCCGCGTGTTCGCTATACAGGGGCCGGGGTTCCACGCCTCCAAGGCCGCGTGTTCGCTATACAGGGGCCGGGGTTCCACGCCTCCAAGGCCGCGTGTCCATATACAGGGGCCGGGGCCGCGCTGTGGGTCAGAGTGGGAGTGATGGCGGCCAACGTGGAGCTGCTGGCGGCCCGGAGCCCGGGGAGAGGAGGCCCCGGGAGCCCGGAGTCGGAGTCCGAGTCCTCATGCCCGGAGGGGAGCGGGGCGGAGGCCGCGGCCGAGGGCCCGGATCCAGCGGCAGAGGGCCCGGGGGTAGCGGGCGGGCTGGAGGGGCAGCGCAAGCCGGTGCCCGGGGTGATCTACCTCGGATACATGCCGCCCGGCCTGGAGCTCTGCCTCCTGCGCAAATTGATGGCGTCCTTCGGGGAGGTGGGGAGAATCTTCCTGCAGCCGGCAG ATGATAAGAGAGCGCGGCGGCAGAAAAAGACGAGGGGCCTTGGGAAGAACTTCACCGAGGGGTGGGTGGAGTATCAGAACAAGGCCGTGGCCAAACGGGTGGCCAGGAGCCTCCACAACACACGGATCGGGACCAAGAAACGCAGCCGCTTCCACGACGACCTGTGGAACATGAAG TACCTGCACCGCTTTAAGTGGATCCACCTGAGCGAGCGCCTGGCCTACGAGAAGCTGGTGAAGCGGCAGAGGATGCGGGTGGAGGTCTCCCAGGCCAAGCGCGAGACCAACTTCTTCCTGCAGAACGTGGAGAAGAGCCGGGGCCTGGACAAGCTGCAGGAGCTGAAGCGGCGGAAGGGCGAGGAGTGGCAGGACAAGAGCTGGCACTTCCGCCAGCGGGCCACCGAGGAGGAGATCCAGGCGAGCAAGGCGACCGCCCGCGGCCGGGCTGCGGGCAGGGCCGACGACCCGCGGAGGACGGCCGACTTCCAGCGGAAATCCCAGACCAACACGGCCCTCCTGGCCAAGATCTTCAACCCTGCCGCTCAACGGGATTAG